Below is a genomic region from Helianthus annuus cultivar XRQ/B chromosome 2, HanXRQr2.0-SUNRISE, whole genome shotgun sequence.
AGTCGGTTTTCGGGTATTAGGGTAATGTGTTTGTTTGGGTTTGGTTAATCAGTACAGGTGAAATCGGGTATGGTTAAAATCGACGGGTCTAATTTGATTGGGTTTTCAttgtaattataattataattatagttATAATTATCCTCATTATACTCTATGCTAATGATATGACGATAAACACTAACTGATAGTTTGATGTATATTCTCTGTGATAAAAGGATTGCTTTATCTCGGAATGGGAGTCTCTGGCGGTGAAGAGGGTGCACGAAACGGGCCGTCGTTGATGCCAGGTGGGTCTTTTGAAGCTTATAATAATATCAAAGACATTGTTGCAAAAGTTGCTGCGCAGGTTGAAGACGGACCATGTGTCACGTACATTGGTGAAGGTGGGTCTGGTAATTTCGTCAAAATGGTTCATAACGGGATAGAGTATGGTGACATGCAATTGATTTCTGAAGCTTACGACGTTTTGAAAAATGTTGGTGGGTTGAGTAACGATGAATTAGCCGAGATTTTCGATGAGTGGAACCGAGGGGAGTTAGAGAGTTTCTTGATCGAAATCACTGCTGATATCTTTAAAGTGAAAGATGAGCACGGTGAAGGGTGGTTGGTGGATAAGATTCTTGATAAGACAGGGATGAAGGGGACGGGTAAATGGACTGTCCAGCAGGCGGCTGAGCTGTCCGTTGCGGCCCCAACTATTGCCGCCAGTCTGGACTGTCGGTATTTGAGTGGTTTAAAGGACGAAAGGGAGGCTGCCGCGAAGGTTTTGTCGGATGCGGGGTTGAAAGAAGAGGTGGGAAGTGTAAGAAGCGGGATCGATAAGAAGAGATTGATTGATGACGTGAGGCAAGCGTTATACGCTTCAAAGATATGTAGTTATGCACAAGGGATGAATTTGTTGAGGGCGAAGAGTGTTGAGAAAAATTGGAACTTGAATTTCGGAGAATTAGCTAGGATTTGGAAAGGAGGGTGTATCATCAGGGCGGTTTTCTTGGACCGGATCAAGAAAGCGTACCAGCGGAACCCTAATCTCGCGAGTCTGGTGGTGGACCCAGATTTCGCTAAGGAGATGGTGCAGCGTCAGGCGGCGTGGAGGAGAGTCGTCGGGCTAGCAATCTCGGCTGGGATTAGTACACCGGGAATGTGTGCTAGTCTTGCTTATTTTGACACTTACAGACGGGCTCGGTTGCCTGCTAACCTTGTTCAAGCTCAAAGGGACTTGTTCGGGGCTCATACTTATGAGAGGGTGGATCGCGAGGGTGCTTTTCATACCGAATGGACGAAACTCGCTAGGAAGAGCGGTTGAAGTAAAAAAGAAAATCGGTAAGGCTTCACCTTGTTGGTGAACTTGTTTGGTGGTTTTTACTGTTTTTGCTTGGATTATTGGTTGTATTTCTTGATGAGGATTATATCGAATTCGGCGTTGCATTGTTGTAGAATTTTCTTAACATTATTAATAAGTTATGCATGCCATTGAAGCTTCATTCTTGTGTTCTGATGTCATATGATTAATTTGCAAAGATTTGCCTTGTTGAATGAGTACCCATTATAACTAAATGGACAAGTGACTTGTAAGTTCATTGAATTGTAGTTGGATACTTAGTAGTTCAATTAATAAAGCAAAAGGAGTTCTATTTAGGTGTGCTCTTGTTAGGTCTCTTGAGGTCAATGTTGACACACAATAGTTATAGTGTTTTATTATATCAAATGAATTCTTTAGTTTTATTATGGATCACGTGTGCCCCTCGATGATTATATACATGAGGAGGCTTTAAATTAGACCCTACAATTTAGATA
It encodes:
- the LOC110920292 gene encoding 6-phosphogluconate dehydrogenase, decarboxylating 3, chloroplastic, whose translation is MEAATLSRIGLAGLAVMGQNLALNIAEKGFPISVYNRTTSKVDETLDRAHNEGQLPLTGHYTPRDFVLSIQKPRSVIILVKAGAPVDQTIAALAAHMEPGDTIIDGGNEWYENTERRIVEAADKGLLYLGMGVSGGEEGARNGPSLMPGGSFEAYNNIKDIVAKVAAQVEDGPCVTYIGEGGSGNFVKMVHNGIEYGDMQLISEAYDVLKNVGGLSNDELAEIFDEWNRGELESFLIEITADIFKVKDEHGEGWLVDKILDKTGMKGTGKWTVQQAAELSVAAPTIAASLDCRYLSGLKDEREAAAKVLSDAGLKEEVGSVRSGIDKKRLIDDVRQALYASKICSYAQGMNLLRAKSVEKNWNLNFGELARIWKGGCIIRAVFLDRIKKAYQRNPNLASLVVDPDFAKEMVQRQAAWRRVVGLAISAGISTPGMCASLAYFDTYRRARLPANLVQAQRDLFGAHTYERVDREGAFHTEWTKLARKSG